In Leptospira ellinghausenii, the following proteins share a genomic window:
- the gpmI gene encoding 2,3-bisphosphoglycerate-independent phosphoglycerate mutase, with amino-acid sequence MLTLKKHPQGALTKQVLLIVLDGVGYTEKGFENGNAVAKANMPVLKGLWKNHPTVLLKAHGTAVGMPSDEDMGNSEVGHNVLGSGRIFDQGAKLVSLSIENGSLFNGPIWKKIVSNCLNKESTFHFIGLFSDGNVHSHIDHLKALIDNAIKQNIKKIRLHILLDGRDVPEKSALDYLIPFETYLDSHRKSGIDILIASGGGRMELTMDRYDADWSMIERGWKHHVEGDGRIFSSAKEAIETFRTENPSVIDQYLPGFVIGDGSGNPVGKILDNDSVVFFNFRGDRAIEISRAFTEENLPLLNRKRFPKVEFAGMMQYDGDLFIPKQYLVAPPTIDRTMGEYFANEGIAQYALSETQKFGHVTFFWNGNRSGYFNQNLETYEEVKSDIIPFDQKPEMKAKEITDNLVLALTSHKFPFLRVNYANGDMVGHTGNMDATIKGLEYLDVCLDRIKKICDETNTVLCITADHGNADEMYQLDKKGNAQTTKDGKPVPKTSHTLNPVQFVLYDPKGKIQLEPNLKESGLANVAATMMDLLGFEAPEGYHPSLIHRN; translated from the coding sequence ATGTTAACTCTAAAGAAACATCCACAAGGTGCATTGACCAAACAAGTTTTACTCATCGTACTCGATGGAGTGGGTTACACAGAAAAAGGATTTGAAAATGGGAATGCCGTTGCAAAAGCAAATATGCCAGTTTTAAAAGGACTTTGGAAAAACCACCCAACTGTATTACTTAAAGCTCACGGGACAGCCGTTGGTATGCCCAGTGACGAAGACATGGGAAACTCAGAAGTGGGTCACAATGTACTTGGTTCCGGACGTATCTTTGACCAAGGGGCAAAACTTGTTTCTTTATCCATTGAAAATGGAAGTTTGTTCAATGGACCTATCTGGAAAAAAATTGTCTCCAATTGTTTAAACAAAGAGTCCACATTTCATTTTATCGGACTTTTCTCTGATGGAAACGTTCATAGCCATATTGATCACTTAAAAGCACTCATCGACAATGCTATCAAACAAAATATAAAAAAAATAAGATTACATATTCTATTAGATGGAAGAGATGTTCCCGAAAAATCAGCGTTAGACTACCTGATCCCATTTGAAACCTATTTGGATTCCCATAGAAAATCAGGCATAGACATATTAATTGCATCTGGTGGTGGTCGGATGGAGTTAACCATGGACAGGTATGATGCAGATTGGTCCATGATTGAAAGGGGATGGAAACACCATGTGGAAGGAGACGGACGGATTTTCTCTTCTGCAAAAGAAGCGATCGAAACTTTCCGCACTGAAAATCCATCTGTGATCGACCAATACCTTCCTGGATTTGTGATTGGTGATGGAAGTGGTAACCCTGTGGGAAAAATTTTAGACAACGACTCTGTTGTATTTTTTAACTTCAGAGGTGACAGAGCCATAGAAATTTCAAGAGCATTTACAGAAGAAAATCTACCACTTCTCAACCGCAAACGATTTCCAAAAGTAGAATTTGCAGGAATGATGCAGTATGATGGAGATCTATTCATCCCCAAACAATACTTAGTTGCTCCACCAACTATCGACCGCACAATGGGCGAATACTTTGCCAATGAAGGAATAGCACAATATGCTTTATCTGAAACACAAAAATTTGGCCACGTAACTTTTTTTTGGAATGGGAACCGATCTGGTTACTTCAATCAAAACTTAGAAACATATGAAGAAGTGAAATCTGATATCATCCCTTTTGACCAAAAACCTGAAATGAAAGCAAAAGAGATCACTGACAATTTAGTTCTTGCTCTCACTTCTCATAAGTTTCCATTCCTTCGAGTTAATTATGCCAATGGCGATATGGTCGGACATACTGGAAATATGGATGCAACAATCAAAGGATTGGAATACCTAGATGTTTGTTTGGACCGAATCAAAAAAATTTGTGATGAAACAAATACGGTTTTATGTATCACAGCAGACCATGGTAATGCTGATGAGATGTACCAATTGGACAAAAAAGGAAATGCTCAAACGACAAAAGATGGCAAACCAGTTCCCAAAACGAGTCATACCCTCAATCCCGTACAATTTGTACTATATGATCCAAAAGGTAAAATCCAACTCGAACCAAATTTAAAGGAATCAGGTCTTGCAAACGTAGCCGCAACCATGATGGATTTATTAGGATTTGAAGCTCCGGAAGGTTATCACCCAAGTCTAATTCATAGAAATTAA
- a CDS encoding response regulator translates to MTLPNLKHVLIVEDEEDIVEILRIALAFNSSYEVSFAKTGPEGLQKAIILQPDLILLDVLMPGMNGMELIEELKIFPETKEIPVAFITSRVLKNEILEYQKRGGIGVIEKPFAPLEIADKIQTLWMDFHKK, encoded by the coding sequence ATGACTCTTCCTAATTTAAAACATGTATTAATCGTAGAAGATGAAGAAGACATTGTTGAAATTCTTAGAATTGCATTGGCATTTAACTCAAGTTACGAAGTGAGTTTTGCAAAAACTGGCCCCGAAGGATTACAAAAAGCCATTATCCTACAACCTGATTTAATTTTACTTGATGTACTGATGCCTGGAATGAATGGAATGGAACTGATTGAAGAATTAAAAATTTTTCCAGAAACAAAAGAGATTCCAGTTGCATTTATCACATCACGTGTGTTGAAGAATGAAATATTGGAATACCAAAAAAGAGGGGGCATTGGTGTGATTGAAAAACCATTTGCCCCTCTTGAAATTGCAGATAAAATCCAAACCTTATGGATGGACTTTCACAAAAAATAA
- a CDS encoding ABC transporter ATP-binding protein, translating into MIQVSNLSKFYGEKRAISGLNFKLEKGEIVGLLGLNGAGKTTTIRILTGYLIPSAGDASIDGKSIFDFPLEAKQKIGYLPETPPLYEDMTISEYLQFVGRIKKIDEPKLTLEMEKVIEKTNLSHVKDKLIGTLSLGYRKRVGIAQAILGDPEIVIMDEPISGLDPKQIVEIRSLIRSLAGSHTVLISSHILTEIYKTCDKFLFLHKGSLKQELSLTRLEEEMNRLAGWEVGLSGKPKEELNQFMKSVLSDTDHYNEMGTNKEEEMFLVRTTNPKQFKESLFSKALSLGIQIESLKKQDVSLEQIFMEKI; encoded by the coding sequence ATGATACAAGTCAGCAATTTATCCAAATTTTACGGCGAAAAACGAGCCATCTCAGGGCTCAATTTTAAATTAGAGAAAGGTGAGATTGTGGGTCTCCTCGGTTTGAATGGAGCGGGAAAAACCACAACAATTCGTATCCTCACAGGGTATTTGATCCCAAGTGCGGGGGATGCCTCCATCGATGGTAAGTCTATCTTTGACTTTCCATTGGAAGCAAAACAAAAGATCGGTTATTTACCAGAAACTCCGCCACTGTATGAGGATATGACGATATCCGAATACCTCCAATTTGTAGGTAGGATCAAAAAAATCGATGAACCAAAATTAACTTTAGAGATGGAGAAGGTGATTGAAAAAACAAACCTGAGCCATGTAAAGGACAAACTCATTGGAACCTTATCCCTTGGGTACCGCAAACGAGTAGGAATTGCGCAAGCCATCTTAGGGGATCCCGAGATTGTCATCATGGATGAACCTATCTCTGGTCTCGATCCAAAACAAATTGTCGAAATAAGAAGTCTTATCCGAAGTTTGGCGGGAAGTCACACTGTTCTTATCTCCAGTCATATTTTGACAGAGATTTATAAAACCTGTGATAAATTTTTGTTCCTTCACAAAGGAAGTTTAAAACAAGAACTTTCTCTAACTAGATTAGAGGAAGAGATGAACCGTCTTGCGGGTTGGGAAGTGGGACTATCTGGGAAACCAAAAGAAGAACTAAACCAATTTATGAAGTCTGTCCTTTCAGATACTGATCATTATAATGAAATGGGAACAAACAAAGAAGAAGAAATGTTTTTAGTCCGCACAACAAATCCAAAACAATTCAAAGAGTCTTTGTTTTCGAAAGCATTGTCTCTTGGGATTCAAATTGAATCTTTAAAAAAACAAGATGTGTCACTTGAGCAAATTTTTATGGAGAAAATATGA
- a CDS encoding serine hydrolase domain-containing protein translates to MMFRIVTYLLFSVFVLNCSEDGIGSFSEETKEKIRKKIKQEGFQGVVLISQDDTVLFRETIYSGKRRKRSQLFQKRAFPLGESSKLFTTYLIHRLAEEKKINIADPIQKYLKWFPNPKITIEHLLRHTSGLPKIIEFMPNFDSERSNLKRDDIKRSFLESNFKPNFAPGEYWKYSRLDYLFLAYLIEFVTNQPYANVVKKEILEPLEMTHSQVDPNDLLLGNSGVLSTPEDLKIFSEAIRTNRGISKEAKESLIKRTVLTDVISEDPIAFGEGVYVGDYFYWAYGKKNGVSNFIYHDLKSRIFITIVSPFGASKGDLSSIKSTLTEIIFSAKKLNLRKKTNSANELYIEDFMKEEKVPSLGIAVYKNYNLQWKKMYGTKTQQTLFRAGSLSKTMTATATLRLVESGQLDLYSNWINKLKQYKVSVPKGKKRSIVNLDLLLSHTSGLTEKGNWDDPINSGKKHLKDLKDTNVSKGNGLKLYYRPGTKSRYSGGGYSIVQEILTERTGEPFPTLMEDYVFNPLHLKRSTFRQNLTEKDDKCDGYDELGKILPEKKFVTPELSSGGLWTTPEDIGTVFNEVAKAKQGRSEFLSKESAEYLLSPKMSAANLTVHALVAHGFFLNRTGKTEYFFHGGHTKGHKSLAIFNAEKGYGVVIMTNSENGSKLIWRILRTISVDEKWDKFVN, encoded by the coding sequence ATGATGTTTCGAATCGTTACCTATCTTTTGTTCAGTGTATTTGTATTGAACTGTTCAGAAGATGGGATTGGATCTTTCTCAGAAGAAACCAAAGAAAAAATCCGCAAAAAAATCAAACAGGAAGGATTCCAAGGGGTGGTCCTTATCTCTCAGGATGATACAGTTTTATTCCGAGAAACTATTTATTCAGGAAAACGCAGAAAACGTTCACAACTTTTTCAAAAACGTGCTTTTCCGTTAGGTGAATCTTCCAAATTATTCACTACTTATTTAATCCATCGATTGGCAGAGGAAAAAAAAATAAACATTGCTGATCCCATTCAAAAATACCTTAAATGGTTTCCAAACCCGAAGATCACAATTGAACATTTGTTACGTCATACATCTGGCCTTCCAAAAATCATCGAGTTTATGCCCAATTTTGACTCGGAAAGATCAAACTTAAAACGTGATGATATCAAAAGGTCATTTTTAGAATCTAATTTTAAACCTAACTTTGCACCAGGTGAGTATTGGAAGTACAGTCGATTGGATTATTTATTTTTGGCATATCTCATTGAGTTTGTCACCAATCAACCTTACGCAAATGTTGTGAAAAAAGAAATTCTTGAACCTTTGGAAATGACACATTCTCAAGTGGATCCAAACGACCTACTCCTTGGCAACAGTGGTGTCTTAAGTACCCCTGAAGACTTAAAAATATTTTCCGAAGCAATTCGTACCAATAGAGGAATTTCCAAAGAAGCAAAAGAATCTCTCATCAAAAGAACTGTTCTTACGGATGTTATATCAGAAGATCCAATTGCATTCGGAGAAGGAGTTTATGTTGGAGATTATTTTTACTGGGCTTATGGGAAAAAAAATGGAGTTTCCAATTTCATCTATCATGACTTAAAAAGTAGAATTTTTATCACCATAGTTAGCCCTTTTGGAGCAAGTAAAGGTGATTTGTCTTCAATCAAGTCAACCTTAACAGAAATTATTTTCAGTGCTAAAAAATTAAATCTTAGAAAAAAGACAAACTCTGCAAATGAATTGTACATTGAAGATTTTATGAAAGAAGAGAAAGTTCCATCTCTTGGTATTGCTGTTTATAAAAATTATAACTTACAATGGAAAAAGATGTATGGAACAAAAACCCAACAGACACTTTTTCGCGCGGGATCATTGTCCAAAACTATGACAGCAACTGCAACTTTACGTTTAGTTGAATCGGGGCAGTTAGATTTATATTCCAATTGGATTAACAAACTAAAACAGTACAAAGTGTCCGTTCCAAAGGGCAAAAAAAGAAGTATAGTGAATTTAGATTTACTCTTATCACATACAAGTGGTTTAACTGAAAAAGGGAATTGGGATGATCCAATTAACTCTGGCAAAAAACACCTGAAAGATTTAAAGGATACTAATGTTTCAAAAGGAAACGGTCTCAAACTTTATTATAGACCTGGAACAAAGTCTCGTTATTCGGGTGGTGGGTATAGTATTGTCCAAGAAATTTTAACAGAACGAACAGGAGAACCGTTTCCCACTTTGATGGAGGATTATGTATTCAATCCATTACATTTGAAACGAAGTACGTTTCGTCAAAATTTAACAGAAAAAGATGATAAATGTGATGGTTATGATGAACTTGGAAAGATTTTACCTGAAAAAAAATTCGTAACTCCTGAACTTTCATCTGGTGGTTTATGGACAACTCCAGAAGACATTGGAACAGTTTTTAATGAAGTGGCAAAAGCCAAACAAGGTCGTTCTGAATTCTTAAGTAAAGAATCAGCAGAATACCTACTTTCACCCAAAATGAGTGCAGCAAATTTAACCGTTCATGCACTTGTTGCCCATGGATTTTTTCTGAACCGGACCGGAAAAACAGAGTATTTTTTCCATGGAGGGCATACAAAGGGACATAAGTCCTTGGCCATTTTTAATGCTGAAAAGGGATACGGAGTGGTCATTATGACCAATTCAGAGAATGGATCCAAACTGATCTGGCGGATTTTACGGACCATTTCTGTGGATGAAAAATGGGATAAGTTTGTGAATTAA
- a CDS encoding STAS domain-containing protein — translation MEYTESKSNGIVVLKLFGNLDMLNAGILKERIKESASQSEHRFIFDLEGVSFIDSSGFGLIMSLNDKLTELGGGLRIVNVSKTIRQIFRISKISSVIQIFESTEEAIESFHS, via the coding sequence ATGGAATATACAGAATCTAAATCTAACGGAATTGTAGTCCTTAAATTGTTTGGCAACTTAGATATGTTAAATGCCGGCATTCTCAAAGAAAGGATCAAAGAATCTGCGTCCCAATCCGAACATCGATTTATCTTTGATTTGGAAGGGGTCAGTTTTATCGACTCCTCTGGGTTTGGACTCATCATGTCACTCAATGACAAACTCACAGAATTAGGAGGGGGTTTAAGAATTGTAAACGTTTCAAAAACTATCCGCCAAATTTTTAGAATCTCAAAAATTTCATCTGTAATCCAAATCTTCGAATCCACAGAAGAAGCCATCGAATCCTTTCACTCTTAA
- a CDS encoding ABC transporter permease — MNWQTAVWIYKKELKLFFGTYMGPLVLGGTAFLNALFVMILNFNGTANYEIATYITFISFMTTILIAMVIISMGSIVEEKNKGTLELLFTSPITDLEIVFGKFMFGVTVCGIITVFINGLFPLLLYAFWKAPFYMVASGSVGVFLLGVFTFAIGMFGSSLGKNQMISLLISVLIILTLWVVGYFSHLFQATTRKVLFHLHIFSHFAAFAKGVLPLTGIVFFLSGTFLFLYLTVKVLESRRWRG; from the coding sequence ATGAACTGGCAAACGGCTGTTTGGATCTATAAAAAAGAATTAAAATTATTTTTTGGAACTTATATGGGTCCACTTGTGTTAGGTGGAACTGCTTTTTTGAATGCATTATTCGTGATGATTCTCAATTTTAATGGAACTGCCAATTATGAAATTGCAACTTACATCACTTTTATTTCATTTATGACAACCATCTTAATTGCCATGGTGATCATTTCCATGGGTTCCATCGTGGAAGAAAAAAATAAAGGAACTCTTGAGTTACTATTCACTTCTCCCATTACGGATCTAGAAATTGTCTTCGGTAAATTTATGTTTGGTGTTACTGTTTGTGGTATCATAACAGTTTTCATCAATGGACTTTTTCCGCTTTTACTTTATGCGTTTTGGAAGGCGCCATTTTATATGGTCGCATCGGGAAGTGTAGGAGTATTTTTACTTGGTGTTTTTACATTCGCGATTGGAATGTTTGGTTCTAGTCTTGGCAAAAACCAAATGATCTCACTCCTAATCTCAGTGCTCATCATTTTGACACTTTGGGTAGTGGGTTATTTCTCACATTTGTTCCAAGCTACTACAAGAAAGGTTTTATTCCATTTGCATATATTTTCCCACTTCGCTGCGTTTGCCAAAGGTGTTTTGCCTTTGACGGGGATTGTATTTTTCTTAAGTGGAACTTTCCTATTTTTATACTTAACCGTAAAGGTCCTGGAATCCAGGAGATGGAGAGGTTAG
- a CDS encoding TonB-dependent receptor plug domain-containing protein, whose translation MISKFNLFLLVCLFLGPNFLFSQSSPSKEPETVEIKANVESASKNTNFSKNPTGFQKEINLESTNTRYMSLPDILNREAGVRIRQYGGLGSYSTLSLRGTNPNQSKVYWNGVPINNSLGGEINLADLPFDNLEKIEIYKSGTPAGFSGSAIGGSINLVSKTKIDKPITRVNLMGGSFKTAKATVTHMDQFSSGSYFIQALQETSDQNFAYLNNKGTVLFNTYDDTIDERRNAQFRKTGFTGNVSFEVGKTKINFLNDYIHRKQGLPGPGNRQTTSVGRVFSKLSSAITTETNEFLLTNLTLETKTYGNFAKDDLFDPKSEFSFGTPDAFTKTNQYGFQISPTLYLLDYYQVLRTSIQTEQEFFTRYEKRSNHETERKEPKKRRDTQSFTFQDEIRLLSNRLFLVPQVRFERYTDRFGKDETSIRNQLLDPTSDVFYVRQNFTNPSFGIKFIWIKKENLEFGSLANISKDFRIPSFLELFGERGSIVGNTKLKPEQSRNGDVGFYLNSKIDSNWKIQSDISYFQKRIYDMILFLPNSQFTLRPENVDQAFIRGVDTNQNIIWKKGIKFNLNYTYQDAKNYSESPALNGKYLPLRSKSQGSALLAFFNEKSELGIEYQYIGANFRDRTNEYLGYLPARQFWNLYVQYSPFKNKETGNELILSFEVRNLTDKRVEDLVGYPLPGRSYYVTGSYRF comes from the coding sequence ATGATTTCCAAATTCAATTTATTTTTGCTCGTTTGTTTGTTCCTCGGACCAAATTTTCTATTTTCACAATCTTCTCCTTCCAAAGAGCCAGAAACAGTTGAGATCAAAGCAAATGTAGAATCCGCCTCTAAAAATACAAATTTTAGTAAAAACCCAACTGGCTTTCAGAAAGAGATTAATCTCGAATCAACAAACACTCGCTATATGAGTCTTCCTGATATTTTGAATCGAGAAGCTGGAGTCAGAATTCGCCAATACGGTGGGCTCGGTTCCTATTCGACACTTTCCCTACGTGGCACAAATCCAAACCAATCAAAAGTGTATTGGAATGGAGTTCCAATCAATAACTCGTTAGGTGGTGAAATCAATCTTGCAGACTTACCCTTTGATAATTTGGAAAAAATTGAAATCTACAAATCAGGAACACCGGCTGGTTTTTCTGGGTCAGCCATTGGTGGTAGCATCAACTTAGTTTCCAAGACTAAAATTGATAAACCAATCACTCGTGTGAATTTGATGGGAGGCAGTTTTAAAACGGCAAAGGCAACTGTAACTCATATGGACCAATTCTCAAGTGGCTCTTATTTTATCCAGGCATTACAGGAAACTTCAGACCAAAACTTTGCTTACTTAAATAACAAAGGAACTGTTTTATTCAATACCTATGATGATACCATCGATGAAAGGAGAAATGCACAGTTTCGGAAAACTGGCTTCACTGGTAATGTATCATTTGAAGTTGGTAAAACAAAAATTAATTTTTTAAATGATTATATCCACAGAAAACAAGGGTTACCCGGTCCAGGCAATCGACAAACCACTTCGGTTGGTAGGGTATTTAGTAAATTATCCTCAGCAATTACGACAGAAACGAATGAATTTTTATTAACAAATTTGACATTGGAAACCAAAACCTATGGGAATTTTGCAAAAGATGATTTGTTTGATCCAAAATCAGAATTTAGTTTTGGAACACCTGATGCTTTTACAAAAACAAACCAATATGGATTTCAAATCTCACCCACTTTGTACTTGTTAGATTATTATCAAGTTTTACGAACATCGATCCAAACAGAACAAGAGTTTTTTACCCGATACGAAAAACGTTCAAATCACGAAACAGAACGTAAGGAACCTAAAAAAAGAAGAGATACCCAAAGTTTCACCTTCCAAGATGAAATCCGTCTTTTATCGAACCGATTGTTTTTAGTCCCACAAGTACGTTTTGAACGATACACCGATCGTTTTGGAAAAGACGAAACAAGTATAAGAAACCAACTTCTGGATCCTACTTCTGATGTTTTTTATGTCAGACAAAACTTCACCAATCCAAGTTTCGGAATCAAATTCATTTGGATCAAAAAAGAAAATTTGGAATTTGGATCACTTGCTAATATCAGCAAGGACTTCAGGATTCCCAGCTTTTTAGAGTTATTCGGTGAAAGAGGAAGTATTGTAGGAAACACAAAACTTAAACCGGAACAAAGTCGAAATGGTGATGTCGGATTTTACCTTAATTCAAAAATTGATTCCAATTGGAAAATCCAGTCCGATATCTCTTATTTTCAAAAACGAATTTATGATATGATTTTGTTTTTGCCAAACTCTCAGTTTACTTTACGCCCAGAAAACGTCGACCAAGCTTTTATTCGTGGTGTTGATACAAATCAAAACATCATCTGGAAAAAGGGAATTAAGTTTAACTTAAATTATACTTACCAAGATGCAAAAAATTACTCCGAATCACCTGCGTTAAATGGAAAATACCTTCCACTTCGTTCCAAAAGCCAAGGGAGTGCCTTACTCGCTTTTTTTAATGAAAAATCGGAATTGGGAATTGAATACCAATACATTGGGGCAAATTTCCGAGACAGAACTAATGAATATTTGGGTTATTTACCAGCGCGCCAATTTTGGAATCTATATGTTCAGTATTCACCATTCAAAAATAAAGAAACTGGAAATGAATTGATTTTAAGTTTTGAAGTGAGAAACCTTACAGACAAACGTGTAGAAGATTTGGTTGGTTATCCATTACCGGGTCGCAGTTATTATGTGACAGGGAGTTATCGATTCTAA
- a CDS encoding PAS domain-containing sensor histidine kinase — MNEFLEKIKSFFKDEESFFDAKQLLGQNWHNFVPQYFDKILETRTNSVFVLDREGNYTYVNAKAEEMAGKSAEEMLGQNIWNLFPVLKTLEFGTHLMEAIEEKKTFRSEETYFDGMGWYDMQVFPQENFTIIIATEVTHAKNAKDEFSQIITKNKTILNALPDSLYGIHRNGKTINHKEFPHFTGWDCKNKETNLRYSDISEIFPENKLVEIRSILEQVIDLGETKTVEYSIHDSDGEKCFEARFTKAGDVDALAIIRNITERKKAEALKNEFISLVSHELRTPLTSIKGSIDLLLAGVAGEVSNQTKSLLNICRKNTQRLVRFVTDLLDIEALDSGNINFKFRTYSLKEILQTSVDGMRTFAEQYHVLLNFDSNFPQTTVYVDEDRLNHCITNLISNAVKYTPKFSEVSISVHSDDTKVKILIKDNGPGIDPNFAPRLFHRFAQGAPPKDKLVGGSGLGLSITKGFVEAMKGTIYFLSDDTGTVFTIELPIVKPGQIPAGFDQ; from the coding sequence ATGAATGAATTTCTAGAAAAAATCAAAAGCTTTTTCAAGGATGAAGAGAGCTTTTTTGATGCAAAGCAACTTCTAGGCCAAAATTGGCACAATTTTGTCCCACAATACTTTGACAAAATCCTAGAAACACGTACGAATTCGGTGTTTGTCTTAGACAGAGAAGGAAATTATACCTATGTCAACGCCAAAGCGGAAGAAATGGCAGGCAAATCCGCTGAAGAAATGTTAGGGCAGAACATTTGGAATTTATTTCCAGTTTTAAAAACCCTCGAATTCGGAACACATCTCATGGAGGCGATTGAAGAAAAAAAAACCTTTCGCTCAGAAGAAACATACTTTGATGGAATGGGATGGTATGATATGCAAGTTTTCCCGCAGGAAAATTTCACAATCATCATCGCGACAGAAGTCACACACGCCAAAAATGCAAAAGATGAATTTAGCCAAATCATCACCAAAAACAAAACCATTTTAAATGCCTTACCTGATTCTTTGTATGGGATTCATAGGAATGGAAAAACGATTAATCATAAAGAATTCCCTCATTTTACAGGTTGGGATTGTAAAAACAAAGAAACAAACCTTCGTTATTCGGACATAAGCGAAATTTTCCCTGAAAACAAATTAGTAGAAATCCGTTCTATATTGGAACAAGTCATTGATTTAGGAGAAACCAAAACGGTTGAATATTCCATTCATGATTCTGATGGTGAAAAATGTTTTGAAGCACGTTTTACCAAAGCAGGAGATGTGGACGCACTTGCTATCATTCGTAATATCACGGAACGAAAAAAAGCAGAAGCATTAAAAAATGAATTTATCAGTTTGGTAAGTCATGAACTGAGAACTCCACTTACTTCCATCAAAGGATCGATTGATTTGTTACTTGCAGGAGTTGCCGGAGAAGTTTCCAACCAAACCAAGTCCTTACTCAATATCTGTAGGAAAAACACACAAAGACTTGTTCGTTTTGTTACGGATTTACTTGATATAGAAGCCTTAGATTCAGGGAATATCAATTTTAAATTTAGAACCTATTCATTAAAAGAAATCCTACAAACTTCAGTGGATGGTATGCGCACATTTGCGGAACAATACCATGTTTTATTAAACTTTGATTCTAACTTTCCACAAACAACTGTTTATGTCGATGAAGACCGATTAAATCACTGCATCACCAATTTGATTTCCAATGCAGTAAAATACACACCTAAATTTTCGGAAGTGTCTATCTCAGTGCATTCAGATGACACAAAGGTAAAAATTCTCATCAAAGACAATGGACCTGGTATCGATCCAAATTTTGCTCCTAGATTGTTTCATCGATTTGCACAAGGTGCACCTCCAAAAGACAAACTCGTTGGTGGATCTGGACTTGGATTATCGATTACAAAAGGGTTTGTCGAAGCCATGAAAGGAACCATTTATTTTTTATCAGATGATACTGGAACTGTTTTCACGATTGAGTTACCCATCGTAAAACCAGGACAAATTCCTGCAGGATTTGACCAATGA
- a CDS encoding adenosine kinase, giving the protein MRHYDVFGVGNALVDIIAFIDPNFLEKQNITKGVMTLVDETRQGQILADLHNEKKELRSGGSAANTMIAIANSGGTCCYTGKVTHDTYGEFYKKDMEDAGVLFETTPDKNGHTGTCVVLTTPDAERTMLTNLAISTSLGPNDIDVENLKKSKFVYVEGYLWDGDSTKKASELTMKLAKENNIKVSFTYSDPFCVNRSRDEFIHLTKEYVDVVFCNSEEGLALSGAKTPEEAVQFVSKLCPLVFMTAGKDGAYVAENGKITLVPGFPVKPIDTTGAGDAFAAGVLYGLTQGYSAQKSARWGNYVASRIVCEVGPRLSVRLMGRQDEILAGFQDK; this is encoded by the coding sequence ATGAGACATTACGACGTATTCGGCGTAGGAAACGCCCTGGTAGATATCATTGCATTCATCGACCCAAACTTTTTAGAAAAACAAAATATCACGAAGGGAGTGATGACCTTAGTTGACGAAACGAGACAAGGTCAAATTCTTGCCGACCTCCATAATGAAAAAAAGGAACTTCGCTCTGGTGGAAGTGCTGCCAATACTATGATCGCTATCGCCAATTCAGGTGGGACTTGTTGTTATACTGGCAAAGTCACACATGATACATATGGTGAATTTTATAAAAAAGATATGGAAGATGCGGGAGTTTTATTTGAAACCACTCCTGACAAAAATGGACACACTGGTACTTGTGTTGTTCTCACCACTCCAGATGCAGAACGAACTATGCTTACGAATCTAGCCATTTCGACATCTCTTGGACCAAATGACATCGATGTGGAAAACTTAAAAAAAAGTAAGTTTGTTTATGTAGAAGGTTATTTATGGGATGGGGATTCTACAAAAAAAGCAAGTGAACTCACGATGAAACTTGCAAAAGAAAACAATATCAAAGTTTCATTTACTTATAGTGATCCATTTTGTGTAAATCGTTCTCGCGATGAATTTATTCACCTAACCAAAGAATATGTTGATGTAGTTTTTTGTAATTCGGAAGAAGGACTCGCTTTGAGTGGAGCAAAAACTCCAGAGGAAGCCGTACAATTTGTATCCAAACTTTGCCCACTCGTTTTTATGACTGCTGGAAAAGACGGAGCTTATGTAGCAGAAAATGGGAAAATTACTTTGGTTCCAGGATTTCCTGTCAAACCGATTGATACAACTGGAGCAGGAGATGCTTTTGCTGCGGGAGTTTTGTATGGACTCACACAAGGTTATTCAGCACAAAAATCAGCAAGATGGGGCAATTATGTTGCTTCGCGAATTGTTTGTGAAGTAGGTCCAAGGTTATCTGTAAGACTTATGGGTAGACAAGATGAAATTTTAGCAGGGTTCCAAGACAAATAA